From one Desulfurobacterium thermolithotrophum DSM 11699 genomic stretch:
- a CDS encoding ABC transporter permease, with the protein MNQLVRWLSLRGLKLKKGYLSFALFIAILGVVVGVAALIIVNSVMTGFQDAIKEKLLSSNADIIVMKKSGAFYEYDYAERKIKELSHVKGTEPFIHIPVMASSTDISYASGASLRGCDPKKEPTVTDIPRKLILGDWQLFENTKDGVVVGRILADNLGITIGDRITLLSPMGRKTPFGIIPRTASFKVVGIFEVGMYQFDSGLILAHIDEVRKKFGLGNIVTGIMVKLDDPENAKIVERKIEETLGNEFIAQDWISLNKSLFSALKLEKLAMFLILTLIVIVASFNISSLLMMNVNARARDIAILKTVGALDSFILKVFILQGFIIGVIGTIVGEVIGIGVSILGEKYKLIPLPPDVYYIDHLPFKLHISDCIVAAVSAILISVLATIYPARKAAKTEPVKVLRMGEN; encoded by the coding sequence ATGAACCAACTTGTTAGATGGTTATCTCTTAGAGGACTAAAACTAAAGAAAGGTTATCTTTCCTTTGCCCTCTTTATTGCTATATTAGGTGTTGTTGTTGGTGTAGCAGCTTTGATAATAGTAAACTCCGTAATGACGGGATTTCAGGACGCTATAAAAGAAAAACTCCTTTCAAGTAACGCAGATATCATTGTAATGAAAAAAAGCGGGGCTTTTTATGAGTACGACTATGCCGAAAGAAAGATAAAAGAACTTTCTCATGTAAAAGGAACAGAACCTTTTATACATATTCCTGTCATGGCATCATCAACTGACATTTCTTACGCTTCAGGAGCTTCTTTAAGAGGTTGTGATCCCAAAAAAGAACCTACAGTTACAGATATACCTCGCAAACTAATTTTAGGAGATTGGCAACTATTTGAAAATACAAAAGACGGAGTAGTAGTTGGTAGGATATTAGCAGACAACTTAGGAATTACAATTGGAGATAGGATAACTCTCCTTTCTCCAATGGGAAGAAAAACTCCCTTTGGAATTATTCCAAGAACCGCTTCCTTTAAAGTTGTAGGAATATTTGAAGTTGGGATGTATCAATTTGATTCAGGACTTATTTTAGCTCATATAGACGAAGTTAGAAAAAAGTTTGGCCTTGGAAATATCGTAACAGGAATAATGGTAAAGCTTGATGATCCCGAAAATGCAAAGATAGTCGAGAGAAAAATAGAAGAGACCTTAGGTAATGAATTTATAGCTCAGGACTGGATAAGCCTTAATAAGAGTCTTTTTTCAGCTTTAAAGTTGGAAAAACTTGCCATGTTTTTAATTTTGACACTTATAGTCATAGTTGCTTCTTTTAATATATCAAGCTTACTGATGATGAACGTAAATGCAAGAGCAAGAGATATAGCCATACTTAAAACCGTAGGAGCTCTTGATAGTTTCATTTTAAAGGTTTTTATTCTGCAAGGGTTTATAATTGGTGTAATTGGAACAATTGTCGGTGAGGTAATAGGAATTGGAGTATCTATTTTAGGAGAAAAGTATAAGCTTATTCCTCTTCCTCCTGATGTCTATTACATTGACCATCTTCCATTTAAACTCCATATTTCAGACTGTATAGTTGCTGCAGTATCAGCTATACTGATAAGTGTTCTTGCTACTATCTACCCTGCAAGAAAAGCTGCAAAAACAGAACCTGTTAAAGTCTTGAGAATGGGAGAAAACTAA